Proteins encoded within one genomic window of Haematobia irritans isolate KBUSLIRL chromosome 5, ASM5000362v1, whole genome shotgun sequence:
- the LOC142238991 gene encoding uncharacterized protein LOC142238991, with amino-acid sequence MEYFTYILIIGFLCLQYFNPLEGLEKRNIPWFIYENEMYYIDTNPNYTSKEAAEICREKKMMKKFLLGHTDDILKYVTDTYGFIPSFWTFNNEDYKRYPGVPEPSSPDPCYKLDTRQGSHIEGDCSGKMALLCRRPYVGSTIYFINGTRRDIGKYDVKTYCDPHSVEYDNVIQLCLVRYFTVISKGMRV; translated from the exons ATGGAGTATTtcacatatattttaataatcggATTTTtatgtttgcaatattttaatCCATTGGAAGGCTTAGAAAAACGAAATATACCCTGGTTTatatatgaaaatgaaatgtacTATATAGACACAAATCCAAAC TATACATCAAAAGAAGCTGCAGAAATATGTCGCGAAAAAAAGATGATGAAAAAATTTCTCCTTGGACATACCGATgacatattaaaatatgtaaCAGATACTTATG gaTTCATACCATCATTTTGGACATTCAACAATGAAGACTATAAACGTTACCCTGGTGTTCCGGAACCCTCATCACCTGATCCCTGCTATAAACTTGACACACGCCAAGGATCTCATATTGAAGGTGATTGTTCTggcaaaatggctcttctatgtAGACGACCCTATGTAGGATCAaccatttatttcataaatggaACTCGCCGAGACATCGGAAAATATGATGTGAAGACTTATTGTGATCCTCATTCCGTGGAATATGATAATGTGATACAATTATGTTTGGtgcgttattttacagtaatATCAAAGGGAATGCGTGTATGA